From the genome of Gracilinanus agilis isolate LMUSP501 chromosome 2, AgileGrace, whole genome shotgun sequence, one region includes:
- the MRPS16 gene encoding 28S ribosomal protein S16, mitochondrial — translation MVHLTSLLCMTYRGGHVTIRLALSGCTNRPFYRIVAAYNKRARDGRYLEQLGCYDPLPNTNGEKLVGLNLERIRHWLGSGAHLTKPVEKLLGLSGFFPLHPMTVTSAERLRRKRALEASSASQAVSTETEPS, via the exons ATGGTCCATCTAA CCTCCCTTCTCTGTATGACTTACCGAGGTGGCCACGTGACCATCCGGCTGGCCCTCAGCGGCTGCACCAATCGGCCCTTCTACCGAATCGTGGCTGCTTACAACAAACGTGCCCGAGATGGCCGCTACTTGGAGCAGCTGGGCTGCTATGACCCCCTGCCCAACACCAATGGGGAGAAGCTTGTTGGCCTTAACTTGGAGAGGATCCGGCACTGGTTAGGCTCCGGGGCGCACCTCACCAAGCCTGTGGAGAAGCTTCTAG GTCTTTCTGGATTTTTCCCTCTGCATCCCATGACTGTCACAAGTGCAGAGAGACTTCGAAGGAAAAGAGCTCTTGAAGCCAGTTCAGCTTCTCAGGCAGTAAGCACAGAGACAGAACCCAGCTGA